A single region of the Streptomyces sp. NBC_00236 genome encodes:
- the mrdA gene encoding penicillin-binding protein 2 → MTNIPETGRTQRVQIRLIVIQVLVFSLLLTLGGRLWYLQIRNGQEYSDEAKNNHVQQVVQPAARGSILDARGVPLADNETRLVVSASRTELLKMDDDGEGVLTRLAGVLDMKPKDVIDKVRLCDAKTPQPCWNGSPYQPIPVTDEATTQQALQIRERAEDFPGITAEPTAVRRYAAPGKANTAQVLGYLSPVTDEEITKAQDSDSPYLRSDQVGRSGLERTYDKELRGKAGVTRYEVDNLGRVIGQAKNDEAEPGASVVTSIDARVQAVAEYELNQAMKVARTEFDTNTGENYKADSGAVVVMEAKTGRVVSMASLPNYDPNAWVGGISAKDYAKLTGKNSNFPLLNRAIQGQAAPGSIFKVISSTAAVNAGYPFDGNYPCPSSYSIGGQTFKNFESQGYGSITIGRALEVSCDTVYYGLAHKEWQKDGGNNPKKNANDWFYKTAHQFGLGKETGIDLPNEVSGRVPDRQWKKNFAKANHDAWCKQGKKGGTYVEQIAYENCLEGDKMRAGDSVNYSIGQGDTLVTPIQMATIYAAISNGGTLYDPTVGKAIVSGDGQTVQEIEPKSHGKLPFTKKTRNEIDEALAGVATRGSAAWRFGGWPQDKIPMHAKTGTAEVYGKQTTSWFATYTKDYSIVMTISQGGTGSGASGPAVRNIYNALYGLDAAGKQDLKKALLPTPQKSLPKIQTDGTIDAPRIKPYDPASQKPATEQTLAAVLGRRD, encoded by the coding sequence GTGACCAACATCCCCGAGACGGGACGGACCCAGCGGGTCCAGATCCGCCTCATCGTCATCCAGGTCCTCGTCTTCTCCCTGCTGCTCACCCTCGGCGGCCGCCTCTGGTACCTCCAGATCCGCAACGGCCAGGAGTACTCCGACGAGGCGAAGAACAACCACGTCCAGCAGGTCGTCCAGCCCGCCGCCCGCGGCTCCATCCTCGACGCCCGCGGCGTGCCCCTCGCCGACAACGAGACCCGCCTCGTCGTCTCCGCCAGCCGCACCGAGCTGCTGAAGATGGACGACGACGGCGAAGGCGTCCTGACCCGGCTCGCCGGCGTCCTCGACATGAAGCCCAAGGACGTCATCGACAAGGTCCGGCTCTGCGACGCGAAGACCCCCCAGCCCTGCTGGAACGGCTCGCCCTACCAGCCGATCCCGGTCACCGACGAGGCCACCACCCAGCAGGCCCTCCAGATCCGTGAACGCGCGGAGGACTTCCCCGGCATCACCGCCGAGCCCACCGCCGTCCGCCGCTACGCCGCACCCGGCAAGGCCAACACCGCCCAGGTCCTCGGCTACCTCTCACCCGTCACCGACGAGGAGATCACCAAGGCCCAGGACAGCGACTCGCCCTACCTCCGCTCCGACCAGGTCGGCCGCTCCGGCCTGGAGCGCACGTACGACAAGGAACTGCGCGGCAAGGCGGGCGTCACCCGCTACGAGGTCGACAACCTCGGCCGGGTCATCGGCCAGGCCAAGAACGACGAGGCGGAGCCCGGCGCCAGCGTCGTCACCTCCATCGACGCCCGCGTCCAGGCCGTCGCCGAGTACGAGCTCAACCAGGCCATGAAGGTGGCCCGTACCGAGTTCGACACCAACACCGGCGAGAACTACAAGGCCGACTCCGGCGCCGTCGTCGTCATGGAGGCCAAGACCGGCCGCGTCGTCTCCATGGCCTCCCTGCCCAACTACGACCCCAACGCCTGGGTCGGCGGCATCTCCGCCAAGGACTACGCCAAGCTCACCGGCAAGAACTCCAACTTCCCGCTGCTGAACCGGGCCATCCAGGGCCAGGCCGCCCCCGGCTCCATCTTCAAGGTCATCTCCTCCACCGCCGCGGTCAACGCCGGTTACCCCTTCGACGGCAACTACCCCTGCCCCAGCTCGTACTCCATCGGCGGCCAGACCTTCAAGAACTTCGAGTCCCAGGGCTACGGCAGCATCACCATCGGCCGCGCCCTCGAAGTCTCCTGCGACACCGTGTACTACGGCCTCGCGCACAAGGAGTGGCAGAAGGACGGCGGGAACAACCCCAAGAAGAACGCCAACGACTGGTTCTACAAGACCGCCCATCAGTTCGGCCTCGGCAAGGAGACCGGCATCGACCTCCCCAACGAGGTCAGCGGCCGCGTCCCGGACCGCCAGTGGAAGAAGAACTTCGCCAAGGCCAACCACGACGCCTGGTGCAAGCAGGGCAAGAAGGGCGGCACGTACGTCGAGCAGATCGCGTACGAGAACTGCCTCGAAGGCGACAAGATGCGCGCCGGTGACTCCGTCAACTACTCGATCGGCCAGGGCGACACCCTCGTCACCCCGATCCAGATGGCCACCATCTACGCGGCCATCTCCAACGGCGGCACCCTCTACGACCCCACCGTCGGCAAGGCGATCGTCAGCGGCGACGGACAGACCGTCCAGGAGATCGAGCCGAAGTCGCACGGCAAGCTCCCCTTCACCAAGAAGACGCGCAACGAAATAGACGAAGCCCTCGCGGGTGTCGCGACCCGCGGCTCCGCCGCCTGGCGATTCGGCGGCTGGCCGCAGGACAAGATCCCGATGCACGCCAAGACGGGCACGGCCGAGGTCTACGGCAAGCAGACGACCTCCTGGTTCGCCACGTACACCAAGGACTACTCGATCGTCATGACGATCTCCCAGGGCGGTACGGGGTCCGGAGCATCCGGGCCCGCCGTCCGCAACATCTACAACGCCCTCTACGGCCTCGACGCCGCGGGCAAGCAGGACCTCAAGAAGGCCCTGCTGCCGACCCCGCAGAAGTCCCTGCCGAAGATCCAGACGGACGGCACCATCGACGCCCCCAGGATCAAGCCCTACGACCCCGCGTCGCAGAAGCCGGCCACCGAGCAGACGCTCGCCGCAGTGCTGGGGAGGCGTGACTGA
- the mreD gene encoding rod shape-determining protein MreD — protein MRVNRTLLSIVLVVIALVVQVSVLARLQLPGAVPDLLLMVVLGLAFVYGHVSGALIGFGAGLLADLAPPADHAAGRYALVLCVIGYLAGLARPENGQLKSAFLPMAVVVAAAIGSTLLYAGVGALVGDTAARHVGLGSLLFTAAVYDLLLAPFTVPLIMAIARRTVNDPLTESSSGRGDVAAGWLAAGTGLRIGSQRGGLRVKAARNRAARAGRIKGVKRL, from the coding sequence ATGCGTGTCAACCGGACTCTGCTCTCCATCGTTCTGGTCGTGATCGCCCTCGTCGTCCAGGTATCCGTACTCGCCCGGCTCCAGCTTCCCGGAGCCGTACCCGATCTGCTGCTCATGGTCGTCCTCGGACTGGCCTTCGTGTACGGGCACGTCAGCGGGGCCCTCATCGGCTTCGGCGCGGGTCTCCTCGCCGACCTGGCACCCCCCGCCGACCACGCCGCCGGACGCTACGCCCTGGTCCTCTGCGTCATCGGCTACCTCGCCGGACTGGCCAGGCCCGAGAACGGCCAGCTCAAGTCTGCCTTCCTCCCGATGGCCGTGGTCGTCGCGGCGGCGATCGGATCGACGCTGCTCTACGCGGGCGTCGGCGCCCTCGTCGGCGACACGGCGGCCCGCCATGTGGGCCTGGGCAGCCTGCTGTTCACCGCGGCCGTCTACGACCTGCTCCTCGCGCCGTTCACCGTCCCACTGATCATGGCCATCGCCAGACGCACCGTGAACGACCCGCTGACCGAGTCCTCCTCCGGCCGCGGCGACGTCGCCGCCGGCTGGCTCGCCGCGGGCACCGGGCTGCGCATCGGCAGCCAGCGCGGCGGACTGCGCGTCAAGGCCGCCCGCAACCGCGCCGCACGCGCCGGACGGATCAAGGGAGTCAAGCGACTGTGA
- the mreC gene encoding rod shape-determining protein MreC: MRDTRESRLLLVLLIAIAFALITVDIRGGEESPVDGARQAAATVFGPVENGVAAAVDPVGNAIGAVRASGTRHDKITALEQENAALKVRLGSDDRNRSRVRELDKMLKKSDAGQYGIKAAEVIAIGAAQGFSWTVTIDAGSKDGLKRDMTVLNGDGLVGRVTTVGPDTATVLLANDPDFTVGTRMESTDELGFATGQGSRPLSVQFLNGKAKVKKGDRLVTFGSSKDKPFVPGVPVGEVVRVDPSGGDLTRTVYVRPFVGFTKLDIVGIVVQAPREDPRDAVLPKKPVKPAKPKPTPTVTVTISPNGDIVDTSGNVVGNIHQSASPSGSPDPNPSGNATPNADNAVNEQR, encoded by the coding sequence GTGAGGGACACACGAGAGAGCCGGCTGCTCCTGGTGCTGCTGATCGCCATCGCATTCGCACTGATCACGGTGGACATCCGCGGCGGCGAGGAGTCACCGGTGGACGGCGCCCGGCAGGCCGCCGCCACCGTCTTCGGACCGGTGGAGAACGGCGTGGCGGCAGCGGTCGATCCGGTGGGCAACGCCATAGGGGCCGTACGCGCCTCCGGCACCCGCCACGACAAGATCACCGCGCTGGAGCAGGAGAACGCCGCGCTCAAGGTGAGGCTGGGCAGCGACGACCGCAACCGCAGCCGGGTCCGCGAGCTCGACAAGATGCTCAAGAAGTCGGACGCCGGCCAGTACGGCATCAAGGCCGCCGAGGTCATCGCCATAGGAGCGGCCCAGGGCTTCTCCTGGACGGTCACCATCGACGCCGGATCCAAGGACGGCCTCAAGCGCGACATGACCGTCCTCAACGGCGACGGACTCGTCGGCCGCGTCACCACCGTCGGTCCGGACACCGCCACGGTTCTCCTGGCCAACGACCCCGACTTCACCGTCGGCACCCGGATGGAGTCCACCGACGAACTCGGTTTCGCCACCGGCCAGGGCTCGCGCCCGCTGTCCGTCCAGTTCCTGAACGGCAAGGCCAAGGTCAAGAAGGGCGACCGCCTTGTCACGTTCGGCTCCAGCAAGGACAAGCCGTTCGTGCCCGGCGTCCCGGTCGGTGAGGTCGTCCGCGTCGACCCGTCCGGTGGCGATCTGACCCGTACCGTCTACGTCCGCCCGTTCGTCGGCTTCACCAAGCTCGACATCGTCGGCATCGTCGTCCAGGCACCGCGCGAGGACCCGCGCGACGCGGTCCTGCCGAAGAAGCCCGTCAAACCGGCCAAGCCGAAGCCCACCCCGACCGTCACCGTCACCATCTCGCCCAACGGCGACATCGTCGACACCAGCGGCAACGTGGTCGGGAACATCCACCAGAGCGCGAGTCCCAGCGGCAGCCCGGACCCGAACCCCAGCGGGAACGCCACACCGAACGCCGACAACGCGGTAAACGAACAGAGGTAG
- a CDS encoding rod shape-determining protein: protein MSFIGRDMAIDLGTANTLVYVRGRGIVLNEPSVVAINTNTGGILAVGSEAKKMIGRTPGNIVAVRPLKDGVIADFEITERMLRYFILKIHKRRYLARPRVVVCVPSGITGVERRAVIEASTQAGARQVHIIEEPMAAAIGSGLPVHEATGNMVVDIGGGTTEVAVISLGGIVTAQSIRVAGDELDNAIIQHIKKEYSLLLGERTAEQIKITIGSAFDLEKDEHTEIRGRDLVSGLPKTVVISAAEVRKAIEEPVNAIVDAVKTTLDKCPPELSGDVMDRGIVLTGGGALLRGLDERLRHETGMPIHIAEDPLDSVALGSGKCVEEFEALQQVLDAQPRR from the coding sequence ATGTCGTTCATCGGCCGTGACATGGCTATCGACCTCGGGACTGCCAACACGCTGGTGTACGTCAGGGGGCGCGGCATCGTTCTGAACGAGCCGTCCGTCGTGGCCATCAACACCAACACCGGCGGCATTCTCGCGGTCGGGTCCGAGGCCAAGAAGATGATCGGCCGTACGCCGGGCAACATCGTTGCCGTACGGCCCCTGAAGGACGGCGTGATCGCCGACTTCGAGATCACGGAGCGGATGCTCCGCTACTTCATCCTGAAGATCCACAAGCGCCGCTACCTGGCCCGCCCGCGGGTCGTCGTCTGCGTGCCCTCCGGTATCACCGGGGTCGAGCGACGCGCCGTGATCGAGGCGTCGACGCAGGCCGGCGCGCGCCAGGTGCACATCATCGAGGAGCCCATGGCGGCGGCCATCGGCTCCGGTCTGCCGGTCCACGAGGCCACCGGCAACATGGTCGTCGACATCGGTGGCGGCACCACCGAGGTCGCGGTCATCTCGCTCGGCGGAATCGTCACTGCCCAGTCGATCCGGGTCGCCGGTGACGAACTGGACAACGCGATCATCCAGCACATCAAGAAGGAGTACTCGCTCCTGCTCGGTGAGCGCACCGCCGAACAGATCAAGATCACCATCGGTTCGGCGTTCGACCTGGAGAAGGACGAGCACACCGAGATCCGGGGCCGCGACCTCGTCTCGGGTCTGCCCAAGACCGTGGTCATCTCCGCCGCCGAGGTCCGCAAGGCGATCGAGGAGCCGGTCAACGCGATCGTCGACGCGGTCAAGACGACGCTGGACAAGTGCCCGCCGGAGCTCTCCGGCGACGTCATGGACCGCGGCATCGTCCTCACCGGCGGCGGCGCGCTGCTGCGCGGCCTCGACGAGCGGCTGCGCCACGAGACGGGCATGCCGATCCACATCGCCGAGGACCCGCTGGACTCCGTGGCGCTCGGCTCCGGCAAGTGCGTCGAGGAGTTCGAGGCGCTCCAGCAGGTGCTGGACGCCCAGCCCCGACGGTAG
- the ndk gene encoding nucleoside-diphosphate kinase produces the protein MTQRTLVLLKPDAVRRGLVGEIVGRIERKAGWKITALELRTLDRATLEQHYAEHVGRPFYEPLVEFMQSGPIVALVAEGERVIEGVRALAGPTDPIAAAPGSIRGDFGTITRENLIHASDSEESAEREMKLFFPGLS, from the coding sequence ATGACCCAGCGCACCCTCGTTCTTCTCAAGCCCGACGCCGTCCGTCGCGGTCTGGTCGGCGAAATCGTCGGCCGCATCGAGCGCAAGGCCGGCTGGAAGATCACGGCGCTGGAGCTCCGCACCCTCGACCGCGCCACGCTGGAACAGCACTACGCCGAGCACGTCGGCCGCCCGTTCTACGAGCCGCTCGTCGAGTTCATGCAGTCCGGCCCGATCGTCGCCCTGGTGGCCGAGGGCGAGCGGGTCATCGAGGGCGTCCGTGCCCTGGCCGGCCCCACCGACCCGATCGCCGCCGCGCCCGGATCGATCCGTGGTGACTTCGGCACCATCACCCGGGAGAACCTCATCCACGCCTCGGACTCCGAGGAGTCCGCAGAGCGAGAAATGAAGCTGTTCTTTCCGGGACTTTCCTGA
- a CDS encoding DUF4233 domain-containing protein, which produces MRTLCASTLIGEFFVIGFAGLVAMKSDDLTSATVWTVCGIGMLLSVLLCGMITRPGGIQLGWALQIALVASGFVVPMMFILGLVFGGLWWASVHYGRKIDEAKARWAAQEAAQAPAGT; this is translated from the coding sequence GTGCGTACGCTCTGTGCATCGACGCTGATCGGCGAGTTCTTCGTGATCGGGTTCGCCGGACTCGTCGCGATGAAGTCCGACGACCTGACGTCCGCCACGGTCTGGACGGTCTGCGGCATCGGCATGCTGCTCTCCGTGCTGCTCTGCGGGATGATCACCCGACCCGGCGGCATACAGCTCGGCTGGGCGCTCCAGATCGCGCTGGTCGCCAGTGGTTTCGTCGTCCCGATGATGTTCATCCTCGGCCTGGTCTTCGGCGGCCTGTGGTGGGCCTCCGTGCACTACGGCCGAAAGATCGACGAGGCGAAGGCCCGATGGGCCGCGCAGGAGGCCGCACAGGCGCCTGCCGGCACCTGA